The Juglans microcarpa x Juglans regia isolate MS1-56 chromosome 8S, Jm3101_v1.0, whole genome shotgun sequence genome has a window encoding:
- the LOC121244800 gene encoding CBL-interacting serine/threonine-protein kinase 23-like: MIFSFVFSQPENLLLDANGLLKVSDFGLSALPQQVREDGILHTTCDTPNYVAPEVINNKGYDGAKADLWSCGVILFVLMAGYLPFEESNLMALYKKAVNLLLQMQMK, translated from the exons aTGATATTTTCGTTTGTCTTTTCACAACCAGAGAACTTACTACTTGATGCTAATGGTCTTctcaaagtttcagattttggaTTGAGTGCGCTACCACAACAAGTTCGA GAAGATGGGATACTTCATACAACATGTGATACGCCAAATTATGTTGCTCCAGAG GTGATCAACAATAAAGGCTATGATGGAGCAAAGGCAGATCTGTGGTCATGTGGTGTGATTCTTTTTGTCTTGATGGCTGGATATTTACCTTTTGAAGAATCCAACCTCATGGCATTATATAAAAAG GCAGTGAACTTGTTGTTACAGATGCAGATGAAGTAG